In Sphingomonas sp. SUN019, one genomic interval encodes:
- a CDS encoding flagella basal body P-ring formation protein FlgA — protein MIALMLALAATVHQDTSSLDRAVAAFTGRPMGAEGGARAHVDARLRLAQCPTVSLSWRTDAHDAVVVACAGPDWRIYVPVIAPPRQTIVAVAKAAPAISAEKVIKRGDPLVIEAGAAGFSITREGVAMADAAAGQRLMVRVEGAKAPVQAVAVATGRATLPGWSE, from the coding sequence ATGATCGCCCTCATGCTGGCGCTCGCCGCCACCGTTCATCAGGACACGTCGTCGCTCGACCGCGCCGTCGCCGCCTTCACCGGCCGCCCGATGGGGGCGGAGGGCGGCGCACGCGCGCATGTCGATGCGCGCCTGCGGCTGGCGCAATGCCCGACCGTCTCGCTGTCGTGGCGCACCGACGCGCATGACGCGGTCGTCGTCGCCTGCGCCGGACCTGACTGGCGCATTTACGTCCCCGTCATCGCCCCGCCGCGCCAGACGATCGTCGCCGTCGCCAAGGCCGCGCCCGCCATCTCCGCCGAAAAGGTCATCAAGCGCGGCGACCCCCTGGTGATCGAGGCCGGCGCGGCAGGCTTTTCGATCACCCGCGAGGGCGTCGCCATGGCCGACGCCGCCGCGGGTCAGCGGCTGATGGTCCGCGTCGAGGGCGCAAAGGCCCCGGTCCAGGCCGTCGCGGTCGCCACCGGCCGCGCGACGCTGCCCGGCTGGTCCGAATGA
- the flgM gene encoding flagellar biosynthesis anti-sigma factor FlgM: MVEPLGVKPATTGDLRIGAVTRVAQAVPTRVAPQLAEPAQTRLAAQMAAKPPVDAERVRAIKDAVANGRFPISPARIADRLIAARYEWMSDDQA; the protein is encoded by the coding sequence ATGGTGGAACCGCTGGGTGTGAAACCCGCAACGACAGGCGATCTGCGCATCGGCGCGGTGACGCGCGTGGCGCAAGCGGTCCCCACGCGGGTCGCGCCGCAGCTCGCCGAACCGGCGCAGACGCGGCTGGCCGCGCAGATGGCCGCAAAGCCGCCGGTGGATGCCGAGCGGGTGCGCGCGATCAAGGACGCGGTCGCGAACGGCAGATTCCCGATTTCCCCTGCGCGGATCGCCGACCGGCTGATCGCGGCGCGCTACGAATGGATGTCCGATGACCAGGCGTGA
- a CDS encoding flagellar protein FlgN, with translation MTRRDALIQVIETLHAEIAALKSNDVAALERATAAKLKHIEQLQALGDGPASPELKELASEADRLNDTCRIYVNLMAANVRRRLQMLTGEGGNAYRRGSVAAYA, from the coding sequence ATGACCAGGCGTGACGCGCTGATCCAGGTGATCGAGACGCTCCACGCCGAGATCGCGGCGCTGAAGAGCAACGACGTCGCCGCGCTCGAACGCGCGACCGCGGCGAAACTGAAGCATATCGAACAATTGCAGGCGCTGGGCGATGGCCCCGCCAGTCCCGAGCTGAAGGAACTGGCGAGCGAAGCCGACCGCCTGAACGACACCTGCCGCATCTACGTGAACCTGATGGCGGCAAATGTCCGCCGCCGCCTGCAAATGCTGACCGGCGAAGGCGGCAACGCCTATCGCCGCGGGTCCGTGGCGGCCTACGCCTGA
- a CDS encoding flagellar basal body rod protein FlgF, translating to MDKLVYTAATGLKAHMAAQAAIANNMANVSTTGFRADRVVFDRVEMKGGGARFEARAPASEEITDIDRSSGAIIQTGRNLDLALNGRDDWLAVQAVDGTEAYTKRGDLSVSPAGTLQTGDGFIVMGDGGPVTVPPYDRISIVGDGSISIVPQGDASGAEQVIGKLKLVSTNGTNTSKGLDNLLRVKGGGVLPDNLDAKVTTGALEGSNVNMTQVLVDMIENQRSYEVQANLLKEAKTMDEGAASVMRMPG from the coding sequence ATGGACAAATTGGTCTACACTGCGGCGACGGGGCTGAAGGCGCACATGGCGGCGCAGGCTGCGATCGCCAACAACATGGCGAACGTGTCGACGACCGGCTTTCGGGCCGATCGCGTGGTGTTCGACCGGGTCGAGATGAAGGGTGGCGGCGCGCGGTTCGAAGCGCGCGCGCCGGCCAGCGAAGAGATCACCGACATCGACCGGTCGTCCGGCGCGATCATCCAGACCGGGCGCAACCTGGACCTGGCGCTGAACGGGCGCGACGACTGGCTGGCCGTGCAGGCGGTCGACGGAACCGAGGCTTATACGAAGCGCGGCGATTTGTCTGTTTCGCCCGCGGGCACGCTACAGACCGGCGACGGCTTCATTGTGATGGGCGACGGCGGACCGGTGACGGTCCCGCCGTACGACCGCATCAGCATCGTCGGCGACGGATCGATCTCGATCGTGCCGCAAGGCGACGCCAGCGGGGCCGAGCAGGTTATCGGCAAGCTGAAGCTGGTGTCGACCAATGGCACCAACACTTCGAAGGGGCTGGACAATCTGCTGCGCGTGAAGGGTGGCGGCGTGCTGCCCGACAATCTCGACGCGAAGGTCACCACCGGCGCGCTGGAAGGATCGAACGTCAACATGACACAGGTGCTGGTCGACATGATCGAGAACCAGCGTTCGTACGAAGTGCAAGCCAATTTGCTCAAAGAAGCCAAGACGATGGACGAAGGCGCCGCATCCGTGATGCGGATGCCCGGCTGA
- a CDS encoding flagellar motor protein MotB, whose amino-acid sequence MTVDDFPITAPARPLWLITLADLALLLVGFFVLLQANQNLDKRALASGFRQGFGGAAKDTAPEPQSESMPVAAAAMLDFAPGSATLPSTPDAIVAWAREAAKDPRVRLTVTGASDGSAADVDPDTGSAAVLAADRARAVAAALAAVAPGRLVIVNAARPGRRHVVVTLDFAGEPK is encoded by the coding sequence ATGACCGTCGACGACTTCCCCATCACCGCCCCCGCGCGACCCTTGTGGCTAATCACGCTCGCCGATCTGGCGCTGCTGCTGGTCGGCTTTTTCGTCCTGCTGCAGGCGAATCAGAACCTCGACAAACGCGCGCTGGCCAGCGGCTTCCGGCAAGGCTTCGGCGGCGCGGCCAAGGACACCGCGCCTGAACCCCAAAGTGAATCAATGCCCGTCGCCGCCGCCGCGATGCTCGATTTCGCGCCCGGCTCAGCCACCCTTCCCTCCACCCCCGACGCGATCGTCGCCTGGGCGCGCGAGGCGGCGAAAGACCCGCGCGTCCGCCTGACCGTCACCGGCGCGAGCGACGGCAGCGCCGCCGATGTCGACCCCGACACCGGCAGCGCCGCGGTCCTCGCCGCCGATCGCGCCCGCGCCGTCGCGGCCGCACTCGCTGCGGTAGCGCCGGGCCGCCTCGTCATCGTCAACGCCGCGCGGCCCGGCCGCCGCCACGTCGTCGTCACCCTGGATTTCGCCGGAGAGCCGAAATGA
- a CDS encoding motility protein A produces MTPGTFLDPIALSIVGGGTILAAILRTPARDLARAIAALATLPRRRFAAEPLLQQIAALGRIARRHGAIALDRSVIADLDVAAAVADIVDGASPEAVATKLRHLRRARIERHVAAADAWAGMAEAAPAMGMVGTLIGLVAMFTQMTDPQAIGSAMAVALLATLYGALLSNLIALPIANRLRAAARHEAFERARIEEPLVALATREQPQNRQAPVTFAPLAEAAE; encoded by the coding sequence ATGACACCCGGCACGTTCCTGGACCCCATCGCGCTATCCATCGTCGGCGGCGGCACGATCCTCGCCGCCATCCTCCGCACGCCCGCGCGCGATCTTGCCCGCGCGATCGCTGCGCTGGCCACGCTCCCGCGCCGCCGCTTCGCCGCCGAACCCTTGCTGCAGCAGATCGCCGCACTCGGCCGGATCGCGCGCCGCCACGGCGCGATCGCGCTCGACCGCTCGGTGATTGCCGACCTCGACGTCGCCGCCGCAGTAGCCGACATCGTGGACGGGGCTAGTCCGGAGGCGGTCGCCACCAAACTCCGGCACCTGCGCCGCGCGCGGATCGAACGCCACGTCGCCGCCGCCGACGCCTGGGCCGGCATGGCCGAGGCCGCACCCGCGATGGGCATGGTCGGCACGCTGATCGGCCTGGTCGCGATGTTCACGCAGATGACCGATCCGCAGGCGATCGGCAGCGCAATGGCGGTCGCCTTGCTCGCCACGCTCTACGGCGCGCTCCTGTCGAACCTGATCGCGTTGCCGATCGCAAACCGCCTGCGCGCCGCCGCGCGGCACGAGGCGTTCGAGCGCGCGCGGATCGAGGAACCGCTGGTAGCGCTCGCCACGCGTGAACAACCTCAGAATCGTCAAGCGCCGGTCACCTTCGCGCCGCTGGCGGAGGCCGCGGAATGA
- the flhA gene encoding flagellar biosynthesis protein FlhA: MKALAFLRGSALPLAILLLIAVMVVPIPAFLLDIFFVANIAISLAVLMVALNARKPLDFSAFPTVLLFATLFRLGLNVASTRVVLVHGHEGEAAAGHVIEAFGTFLIGGDYVVGIFVFAILMIINLIVVTKGAGRVSEVSARFTLDALPGKQMAIDADLNAGLITPDEAKARRVEVSTEADFYGSMDGSSKFVKGDAIAAILILAANVIGGLILGPVSHGMSLGDAAKGYTLLAIGDALVAQLPSLMLSIAAAAIVTRVSHEKDLAGQIGMQFGSPRTWTPVAGILALLGIMPGMPHLVILSFAALAGFAAWKLRQIAARPAPVEVVTAEPLDQSKIGWDEVTDTMQVNLDIGYGLVGLVDERKGSPLMARITGVRRQLSKELGFVVPQCRVRDDINLAPYTYRILVNGVVVGEDQASADEMLALDTGQGFGELQGKKAKDPTFGLDATWIAPGDADAATGAGFLVVDSGTVIATHLNHALGANAADLLGADEVQALLDGLKERNPQLAASLTPQPLALTTLTTVLKQLLAEGVPLKEFRRIASSIAVAAQRSQDADEIVELIRPDLGPLIIGKLCTMREPLRVMTLEGGLEGLLGQAMRADPSRRHVIEPDLGRRIVDALQRAAQPLIAEAKPFALVVQPAIRVAIRKLVRSVLPDTPVMSFFEVPEDKAVEVVAVIGAPEALPA; the protein is encoded by the coding sequence ATGAAAGCCCTCGCCTTCCTCCGCGGTTCCGCACTCCCGCTCGCGATCCTGCTGCTGATCGCGGTCATGGTCGTTCCGATCCCGGCATTCCTGCTCGACATCTTCTTCGTCGCCAACATCGCGATCAGCCTCGCGGTATTGATGGTCGCGCTGAACGCCCGGAAACCGCTCGACTTCTCCGCCTTCCCGACCGTCCTGCTGTTCGCCACCCTTTTCCGCCTCGGGCTGAACGTCGCCTCGACGCGCGTCGTGCTGGTCCACGGGCATGAGGGCGAGGCCGCCGCGGGGCACGTGATCGAAGCGTTCGGCACCTTCCTGATCGGCGGCGATTACGTCGTCGGCATCTTCGTCTTCGCGATCCTGATGATTATCAACCTGATCGTCGTCACGAAGGGCGCCGGCCGCGTCTCCGAAGTCAGCGCCCGCTTCACGCTCGACGCGCTGCCCGGCAAGCAGATGGCGATCGACGCCGATCTCAACGCCGGTCTCATCACCCCCGACGAAGCCAAGGCGCGCCGGGTCGAGGTGTCCACCGAAGCCGATTTCTACGGATCGATGGACGGTTCGTCGAAGTTCGTGAAGGGCGACGCGATCGCCGCGATCCTGATCCTGGCGGCGAACGTCATCGGCGGCCTGATCCTCGGCCCGGTCAGCCACGGCATGAGCCTCGGCGATGCGGCCAAGGGCTACACCCTGCTGGCGATCGGCGACGCGCTTGTCGCGCAGCTCCCGTCGCTGATGCTCTCGATCGCCGCCGCCGCGATCGTCACCCGCGTGTCCCATGAAAAGGATCTCGCCGGACAGATCGGGATGCAGTTCGGTTCCCCGCGCACCTGGACCCCGGTCGCGGGCATCCTCGCGCTGCTCGGCATCATGCCGGGGATGCCGCATCTCGTCATCCTGTCGTTCGCGGCACTCGCCGGGTTCGCTGCATGGAAGCTGCGCCAGATCGCCGCCCGCCCTGCGCCGGTCGAAGTCGTCACCGCCGAACCGCTCGACCAGAGCAAGATCGGCTGGGACGAAGTGACCGACACGATGCAGGTCAACCTCGACATCGGCTACGGCCTCGTCGGGCTGGTCGACGAACGCAAGGGCAGCCCGCTGATGGCGCGCATCACCGGCGTGCGGCGGCAATTGAGTAAGGAACTCGGTTTCGTCGTCCCGCAATGCCGCGTCCGCGACGACATCAACCTCGCGCCCTACACCTATCGCATCCTCGTCAACGGCGTGGTGGTGGGTGAGGATCAGGCCTCCGCCGACGAAATGCTCGCGCTCGACACCGGACAGGGCTTCGGCGAGCTGCAAGGCAAGAAAGCGAAAGACCCGACCTTCGGCCTCGACGCGACGTGGATCGCACCCGGCGACGCCGACGCCGCGACCGGCGCCGGCTTCCTCGTGGTCGATTCGGGCACCGTCATCGCCACGCACCTGAACCACGCGCTCGGCGCGAACGCCGCCGATTTGCTCGGCGCGGACGAGGTGCAGGCGCTGCTCGACGGCCTGAAGGAGCGCAACCCACAGCTCGCCGCCTCGCTCACCCCGCAACCGCTCGCGCTCACCACGCTGACCACGGTGCTGAAGCAATTGCTGGCCGAGGGCGTGCCGTTGAAGGAATTCCGCCGCATCGCCTCCTCGATCGCGGTCGCCGCACAACGCAGCCAGGACGCCGACGAAATTGTCGAACTGATCCGCCCCGATCTCGGCCCGCTCATCATCGGCAAGCTGTGCACAATGCGCGAACCGCTCCGTGTCATGACGCTGGAGGGCGGTCTCGAGGGCCTGCTCGGCCAGGCGATGCGCGCAGATCCGTCGCGCCGCCATGTCATCGAACCCGACCTCGGCCGCCGCATCGTCGATGCGCTGCAGCGCGCCGCGCAACCGTTGATCGCGGAGGCCAAACCCTTCGCGCTCGTCGTCCAGCCCGCGATCCGCGTTGCGATCCGCAAGCTGGTCCGTTCCGTCCTGCCGGATACCCCCGTCATGAGCTTCTTCGAAGTCCCCGAGGACAAGGCCGTCGAGGTCGTCGCCGTGATCGGCGCACCAGAGGCGCTTCCAGCATGA
- the flgG gene encoding flagellar basal-body rod protein FlgG: MTTAAMHIARTGLDAQDMRMRVISNNLANVATTGFKRDRAAFETLNYQTVTAAGAQSTQETKYATGLSLGTGVRVQGTARIDTQGSLNTTGNSLDLALDGDGYFQVQLPGGQLGYTRAGNFSRSAEGLMVTSEGYQVMPGITVPEGATAITIGTDGTVSATVPGQTEAQNIGQIQVASFANGAGLQNTGDNYLVETAASGAANLGVPGENGRGRVRQGMLEASNVNVVQELVDMIETQRAYEVNSKMISATDDMLKYVNQNI, translated from the coding sequence ATGACCACCGCCGCCATGCACATCGCCCGCACCGGCCTGGACGCCCAGGACATGCGGATGCGCGTCATCTCGAACAACCTGGCCAACGTCGCGACGACGGGCTTCAAGCGCGATCGCGCGGCGTTCGAGACGCTGAACTATCAGACCGTCACTGCAGCCGGCGCACAGTCGACGCAGGAAACGAAATACGCGACCGGCCTTTCGCTGGGCACCGGGGTTCGCGTCCAGGGCACGGCGCGGATCGATACGCAGGGGTCGCTCAATACGACCGGCAACAGCCTCGACCTCGCGCTCGACGGCGACGGATATTTCCAGGTCCAGCTGCCGGGGGGGCAGCTGGGCTATACCCGCGCGGGCAATTTCAGCCGTTCGGCGGAGGGACTGATGGTGACCAGCGAGGGTTATCAGGTTATGCCCGGCATCACCGTGCCCGAAGGCGCGACCGCGATCACGATCGGCACCGACGGCACCGTGTCGGCGACCGTGCCAGGCCAGACCGAGGCGCAGAACATCGGGCAGATCCAGGTCGCGTCGTTCGCGAACGGCGCGGGCCTGCAGAATACCGGCGACAATTACCTGGTCGAGACCGCCGCCAGCGGTGCGGCCAATCTGGGCGTGCCGGGTGAGAACGGCCGCGGGCGCGTGCGGCAGGGCATGCTGGAGGCGTCGAACGTCAACGTCGTGCAGGAACTGGTCGACATGATCGAGACGCAGCGCGCGTATGAGGTCAATTCGAAGATGATTTCGGCGACCGACGACATGCTCAAATACGTCAACCAGAACATCTGA
- a CDS encoding lytic transglycosylase domain-containing protein produces MTINAIASTGRIQSAIARAAQRTGIDFDYLLGQAKVESGLNASARAGTSSATGLYQFIEQSWLAVVKEHGAEHGLGWAANSIGRNSSGRLTVSDPAARQAILNMRTDPEVASLMAAEHASDNKAALENSLGRDATGTDLYMAHFLGLGGAKQFLGAMQANPDRTAASMFPAAARANRNVFFERDGSARSLSEVYQRFGDKLGNGSGNTGPSTGNSLPQMQFAAQALSMDGSTVITGANETARDALAWANSTLGRFTGAKTQTPQMQAASLLRPSPDNARLAYMMLASMGG; encoded by the coding sequence ATGACTATCAACGCCATCGCCAGTACCGGCCGGATCCAGTCCGCGATCGCGCGCGCCGCGCAGCGCACCGGAATCGATTTCGATTATCTGCTCGGCCAGGCGAAGGTCGAAAGCGGCCTGAACGCCTCCGCGCGCGCGGGCACCTCGTCCGCCACCGGCCTCTACCAGTTCATCGAACAGAGCTGGCTCGCGGTGGTGAAAGAGCACGGCGCGGAGCACGGTCTCGGCTGGGCCGCGAACAGCATCGGCCGCAATTCCTCGGGCCGTCTGACCGTCAGCGATCCCGCCGCGCGGCAGGCGATCCTCAACATGCGCACCGACCCCGAAGTCGCCTCGCTCATGGCGGCCGAACATGCCAGCGACAACAAGGCCGCGCTGGAAAACAGCCTCGGCCGCGACGCGACCGGCACCGATCTCTACATGGCGCATTTCCTAGGCCTTGGCGGCGCAAAGCAGTTCCTCGGCGCGATGCAGGCCAACCCCGATCGCACCGCCGCATCGATGTTCCCCGCCGCCGCCCGCGCCAACCGCAATGTGTTCTTCGAACGCGACGGCTCGGCCCGCTCACTCTCGGAAGTGTACCAGCGCTTTGGCGACAAGCTCGGCAACGGTTCCGGCAACACCGGGCCAAGCACCGGCAATTCCCTGCCGCAGATGCAGTTCGCCGCGCAGGCGCTGTCGATGGACGGGTCGACCGTCATCACCGGCGCGAACGAAACCGCGCGTGACGCGCTCGCCTGGGCCAACAGCACGCTGGGCCGCTTCACCGGCGCGAAGACGCAGACCCCGCAGATGCAGGCCGCGTCGCTACTCCGCCCGAGCCCCGACAACGCCCGGCTAGCGTACATGATGCTCGCAAGCATGGGCGGCTGA
- a CDS encoding sigma-70 family RNA polymerase sigma factor codes for MSAALTYSPRRQDNALVAEHLPLVRRLAWHVHGSVSTAVEVEDLVQVGLVALIESASAFEDRGQVTFKQYLVTRLRGAMIDELRRHAAMTRGAIRRRREYARAISTLTTQNGRAPSEAEIADHLGVPVVKLRAEYVTAEAVRFESIDEVYVDDQPWFASEEPSAFDQLAESEVRDTLIAAIAALPEREAMVIQLYHVEELNLEEIGEVLGVGAARVCQIKSAAHAKLKKAMTRR; via the coding sequence ATGAGCGCCGCCCTCACTTACTCGCCGCGCCGTCAGGATAACGCGCTGGTCGCCGAACATCTGCCGCTGGTCCGACGGCTGGCGTGGCATGTCCACGGCAGCGTCTCGACCGCGGTGGAGGTCGAGGATCTGGTCCAGGTCGGCCTCGTCGCGCTGATCGAATCGGCCTCCGCGTTCGAGGATCGCGGGCAAGTGACGTTCAAACAGTATCTCGTCACCCGCCTACGCGGCGCGATGATCGACGAACTTCGCCGCCACGCCGCGATGACCCGCGGCGCGATCCGCCGCCGCCGCGAATATGCGCGCGCCATCAGCACGCTCACCACACAAAACGGCCGCGCGCCGAGCGAAGCCGAAATCGCCGATCATCTGGGGGTGCCCGTCGTGAAATTACGCGCCGAATACGTCACCGCCGAAGCCGTCCGCTTCGAATCGATCGACGAGGTCTATGTCGACGACCAGCCGTGGTTCGCCAGCGAAGAACCCAGCGCCTTCGACCAGCTCGCCGAAAGCGAAGTGCGCGACACCCTGATCGCCGCAATCGCCGCGCTCCCCGAACGCGAGGCGATGGTGATCCAGCTGTACCACGTCGAGGAACTGAACCTGGAGGAGATCGGCGAGGTGCTGGGCGTCGGCGCCGCGCGCGTGTGCCAGATCAAGAGCGCCGCGCACGCGAAGCTGAAGAAAGCGATGACGCGGCGTTGA
- a CDS encoding flagellar hook protein FlgE, producing the protein MSFYTSLSGLQAAQTDMSTISHNLANVSTNGFKKSRTEFADVIASSVSLSPTQMVGSGAVVKANRQQFGQGNLVQSANALDLAISGDGFFAVKPNVDASGISYTRNGGFMVDTNRYVVDGNGGHLQVYPVDGSGAVVASGIDQAISLRLPETSGVATPTSIVKYGANLSATATIPTTATFDRFDPSSYNQSTQSTVFDASGNALTMTSYFKRETAPVPGGATTSTWSVYSFVGDQALSTGGVDHQTLTFDNGALTGGGTTQFDAFTPAGSGAPQQITLDFGTATTQLASPFNIASRSQDGAAVGQLQGVTVDGDGLVKASFSNGDVQNLGKVALVNFTNPSGLRQTGNSYWSSTGLSGQPQAGAAGEGGLGNLMSGTIERSNVDITEELVGLIAAQRNFQANAKALDTASQVSQTIFNIRS; encoded by the coding sequence ATGTCCTTCTACACCTCGCTTTCGGGCCTCCAGGCCGCCCAGACCGACATGTCGACGATCTCGCACAACCTCGCGAACGTCTCGACCAACGGCTTCAAGAAGTCCCGCACTGAATTCGCCGACGTGATCGCATCGTCGGTATCGCTGTCGCCGACCCAGATGGTCGGATCGGGCGCGGTGGTGAAAGCCAACCGCCAGCAGTTCGGGCAGGGCAATCTGGTCCAGTCGGCCAATGCGCTAGACCTGGCCATTTCGGGCGACGGGTTCTTCGCGGTGAAGCCGAACGTCGATGCGTCGGGGATCAGCTACACCCGCAACGGCGGCTTCATGGTCGACACCAACCGCTATGTCGTGGACGGCAACGGCGGGCATCTGCAGGTGTATCCGGTGGACGGGTCGGGCGCGGTCGTCGCATCGGGCATCGATCAGGCGATCTCACTGCGGCTGCCCGAGACGAGCGGCGTCGCGACCCCGACCTCGATCGTCAAATACGGCGCGAACCTGTCGGCGACCGCGACGATCCCGACAACCGCGACGTTCGATCGCTTCGATCCGTCGAGCTACAACCAGTCGACCCAGTCGACCGTGTTCGACGCCAGCGGCAACGCGCTGACCATGACCAGCTATTTCAAGCGTGAAACGGCACCGGTTCCGGGCGGCGCTACGACCAGCACCTGGTCGGTCTACAGCTTCGTCGGCGATCAGGCGCTCAGCACTGGCGGCGTCGATCACCAGACGCTGACGTTCGACAACGGGGCGCTGACCGGCGGCGGGACGACGCAGTTCGACGCGTTCACGCCCGCCGGATCGGGCGCGCCGCAGCAGATCACGCTGGATTTCGGCACCGCGACGACGCAGCTCGCCTCCCCCTTCAACATCGCCTCGCGCAGCCAGGACGGCGCGGCGGTCGGCCAGTTGCAGGGTGTGACGGTCGACGGGGACGGGCTGGTGAAGGCCAGCTTCTCGAACGGCGACGTGCAGAATCTGGGCAAGGTCGCGCTGGTCAATTTCACCAATCCGTCGGGCCTGCGCCAGACCGGCAACAGTTACTGGTCGTCGACCGGCCTGTCGGGCCAGCCGCAGGCCGGCGCGGCGGGCGAGGGGGGCCTGGGCAATCTGATGTCGGGCACGATCGAGCGGTCGAACGTGGACATCACCGAGGAACTGGTCGGGCTGATCGCGGCGCAGCGCAATTTCCAGGCGAACGCCAAGGCGCTGGATACCGCCAGCCAGGTTTCGCAGACCATCTTCAACATCCGCTCGTAA
- a CDS encoding flagellar basal body protein produces MASDSLFGVHGAALEVRGQRMGVLASNIANASTPGFKAQDVDFRQALSAVERNGSTAMASAIKYRVPNQTSMDGNTVELSQEQTAFAENAIQYQTTLSFLNGRISTLTRALRGE; encoded by the coding sequence ATGGCCAGCGACAGTCTTTTCGGAGTTCACGGAGCGGCGCTCGAAGTGCGTGGTCAGCGCATGGGGGTGCTCGCGTCGAACATCGCCAATGCGTCCACGCCCGGCTTCAAGGCGCAGGACGTCGACTTCCGCCAGGCGCTATCCGCTGTCGAGCGCAACGGGTCGACCGCGATGGCGAGCGCGATCAAGTATCGCGTGCCGAACCAGACGTCGATGGACGGCAACACCGTCGAGCTGAGCCAGGAACAGACCGCCTTCGCCGAGAATGCGATCCAGTATCAGACGACGCTTTCCTTCCTCAACGGCCGCATCAGCACGCTGACGCGTGCGCTGCGCGGAGAATAA
- a CDS encoding flagellar hook assembly protein FlgD, with translation MATSFDATLGNLGIARSTSSTAVKASGADTLGQSDFLKLMTAQLKNQDPFEPVDNTQMVAQMAQFSQLSGITEMSTTLKAISDKLGATTTSDAVSYIGRTVQTAGNTAYGRSAGGIAGAVELGGDASAVTVSIADANGQVLKTIDLGKQAAGTVAYDWDGKDAVGADAGAGPFTVSVGAQKDGKTVSATNLVWAPVQSVSTTTGSPVLSLPGIGDIPVSAIRQIG, from the coding sequence ATGGCCACTTCCTTCGACGCAACGCTCGGCAATCTCGGCATCGCGCGCAGCACGTCCTCCACCGCGGTGAAGGCGTCGGGCGCGGATACGCTGGGGCAGAGCGACTTCCTGAAGCTGATGACCGCGCAGTTGAAGAACCAGGATCCGTTCGAGCCGGTCGACAATACGCAGATGGTCGCGCAGATGGCGCAATTCTCGCAGTTGTCGGGCATCACCGAGATGTCGACGACGCTGAAGGCGATTTCGGACAAGCTGGGCGCGACGACCACGTCGGATGCGGTCAGCTATATCGGGCGCACCGTGCAGACCGCGGGCAACACCGCTTACGGACGCAGCGCGGGCGGCATCGCCGGCGCGGTCGAACTGGGCGGCGACGCGAGCGCGGTCACCGTGTCGATCGCCGATGCGAACGGGCAGGTGCTGAAGACGATCGACCTGGGCAAGCAGGCCGCGGGCACCGTCGCGTACGATTGGGACGGCAAGGATGCGGTCGGGGCGGATGCGGGCGCGGGACCGTTCACGGTCAGCGTGGGCGCGCAGAAGGACGGCAAGACCGTCAGCGCGACCAACCTGGTCTGGGCGCCCGTTCAGTCCGTTTCGACCACCACCGGCAGTCCCGTCCTTTCGCTTCCCGGCATCGGCGACATCCCCGTCAGCGCCATCCGCCAGATCGGCTGA
- the flgC gene encoding flagellar basal body rod protein FlgC, translating into MGQPLTIFQVAGRAMSAQLVRMNTTASNLANAKGVSGSEATAYRTMKPVFRTSFDQASGMATVDVERVVNAGEAPTKRYDPANPMADKDGNVFEAAVDETREMVDMLETARSYQNNVEVMNTAKTLIIDTLKLGR; encoded by the coding sequence ATGGGCCAGCCGCTCACCATCTTCCAGGTCGCCGGCCGCGCGATGAGCGCTCAGCTCGTCCGCATGAACACGACCGCGTCGAACCTCGCCAACGCCAAGGGCGTCTCGGGTTCCGAAGCGACCGCCTACCGCACGATGAAGCCGGTGTTCCGCACCAGTTTCGACCAGGCGAGCGGGATGGCGACCGTCGACGTGGAGCGCGTCGTGAACGCGGGCGAAGCGCCGACCAAGCGTTACGACCCCGCCAATCCGATGGCCGACAAGGACGGCAACGTCTTCGAAGCCGCGGTCGATGAGACGCGCGAGATGGTCGACATGCTGGAGACCGCGCGCAGCTACCAGAACAACGTCGAGGTTATGAACACCGCCAAGACGCTGATCATCGACACCCTCAAGCTGGGACGCTGA